TTggagaaaaatcaattttcctATTCTAACCtcaaaatgtatggaattggtgtaaaatcattttaactaAGCATTAGACGATAGTAACAAAAATTtacgatacataaataaaatacaaacaagttTGAAAACctacgtagtttttttttatttgagtgggaatcgccctaaagtcgcttctggcactcgccggccgctgccgcggcacgctcgcttcgctcgctcggctcgtgcggcagttcaaaagttaacctaacacgctcgtcgcttcgcttctcgctacctatttggatattaaaaataaatgtttaatagttttttaacctacctacgtagattttttttgtttgagtaggaatcgccctaaagtcgcttttggcactcgccggccgcagCGTAAAGTCACAGTACACTGAAATGGAACGTCTTGGTCCGCTTTTTTTGCACAACAAAACGGATAAATGTACTTTTTTCgcacaaaaattattaactttaaaaattaataactaaaaaactaCAAGTTTCCTAACGATAATATTTTGGAATTACAATCTTACATTACCTAgctaactaaaaatataaatatttaaaacaaattcgtGCGGCAGTTAACTAAAGCCAACCCCTTAAACGAGTCGCGCGGATGCCCGCGGCGCCGCTGGAATTCCGCGGAATTCCAGCGGCGACTCGTTCGAGTTTCTCATgcgataataagtattatagtaatgaaaataaagttaaaattcatatggcacggaaactgcgctccgcttcactgcgcttcgccgctcttttggtgtgagttgaccctaagagctaataaaaatcatatcacagtattttatagaaaatacttattatttcaGACAGCACCAGTGTTGGACATAGATTCAAATCTTCAGAAAGAGATAAACAAATACCCAAATTGTGTTGTACCCTATGTTGTGATAAGAGGGCTTGTAAAACCACTCGGAAACCCTATAACTAGTAATTATAATCAGTCTGTCACTGGTGTAATACAAAGGTACAGTATTTTTCTTGTTTCATAAATATGGTTGTGttcaataaacattttcatgaagttgttttaaattgtttatgatTTCGGcatataagaatatttttttaataagtacaaCTTATTGGAAGCTCTGCatcatagtttttttttctaatagtaaatatgcaatatatattatattataggcaGAATTCATATACATTcaatttaacccattgagcccccagcagcccgatcggtccactagattttctattgtgtctgtgattccgggggctgagttattaatgtATATGGTTAAATTGACAGACCGGTTGGCTTAAttggtagtgaccctgccttccatgcaaatatttgtgtgatgaacaaaGTTATTTGCTCtctctgggtgttaattatctaagtatttattaaaaaaatatctatgtaTGTTTGCAGCCatttggtttccataacacataaaaaattaacacaaaaaaaaattcaataacacaagcgaaagcttgaTATCGGATCAGATTGTGCcatgtgtgaaaattgtcctcaaaatatttatttaaattttaactctATCGTCAGGTTGACAATAAAAGAGCATGTGATAGCCAGAACATCAGCTGGTTTCTGGTCTGATCAGACACGCACTATCCACGAGGTGTGTAATGCGACACCGTTTGTGCTCACAAATGGGAAACATAGCATTGAAATTGTTGATGCCTTGGCTGCGGAATTATTGGGTgattatttgtctttatatgtatttaaagtgTCTAAAAAAGAAgtctacataaattaaattcatatcaTTGATCCATTGTGTTGCTTTCTGtaagtttcataaaatttatctaatttgtatataaaaacctttacctttttttaattcaccTAAATAGGTGATATATaccatattaaataatatgcgATGAATTATTTGAAAGTACATGATTGGATGgagtaattaaaatacttaaaattcTTTCAGACCTTGATGTTATATCGGACAAGTTTGAGCCCATGTCACCAGGGGTCATAGACCATGTATGGGGATTCTTTTCTGGTGTTCGGCAGCGAGGTCTCCAAACCATGGAGGAGATGTTACGCGACGGTTCCTACATCACGGCAATTGGAGAACTCAGCAGAAACAGCTCGGGACTGAAAATACAACCGCCGAAAGACGGTTTGCCGTTATATTTGACGACGGCGACGAAATCCAGCTTGTTGAAGCGGTTGGCAAGTTCTCGGGATTTGTTGAGGTAATTCTtgaatgatataaataataatgttcagTGATATAAATATGCTCTTCTCTCTTTGGTTTATATTAATGGGTTATCTatcaccgaaagaatttttcaaatcggcccagtagttcctgagattaggacgttcaaacaaacaatattagtatagactagaTAATAGTACTACATCTACATACAAAACACAACAGTTCATTATTTTTCAGAGTTAATTTGTTTGTCTGAAATCTGAATTAATGCATTATTCATGATGTAACTTCTTGACCattgtacttttatttttcaactgTATATATGTACTTACGTCTAGTGCTTCACACAATGTTACTTAAAAGGGCATTTAAATTGtgtcttatattatttaaaaagtaagttaaattgttttaaaatttcatatgaagtttttttgtgtttattattacgaagtttttttaatatgaagtttttttgttttatattacgGAGTCCCTGATATTTCACAGATCAATCTTcatttatgataattatatacGTCGTATCTAGCTGTAAAGTTATTCCATTTTGGCttgataaagttaaaatactTTAAGTCATCACctcatttatttaaagtcTTGCAACTGATTGCAGatctcaataaaaaaaaatacaacagaAATGCACCTTAACATTAAATacggtaattttttttattacatttgttAACCTAATTAATTCTACCAATCAACAGGGTGCTAATAGTGGTATTTGGAACGGTGGCCGCCGTCGCGTCCGGTCGAATAGCTTACAAGTACATGAAACGGCGCAAACGACGCGCAGCAGAAGATAGTATGAAGCGGCAATTGGCAGCTGGGAGGAGAGAACGGAGAGCGCAGAACAGGGACAAGGGGCTTAGTGACGTGCAGCTGTGTGTCGTGTGCACAGATAATCCTAAAGAGGTTGGTTGGCGCGATATTTTTTCAAGTTCATTTGAAGGAGGTTGGTTGGTGGTATTTTTTGAGGATCAAAGATAAAGTATTCTACAATCTTTAAGGtgtttttgaaaaaagaaCTTGACCAATTTTTAACTTGATATTTTCGAAATGGCCTGTCTTAAGAATTaggataaaattaaagaattacTTCCAGTCTACTTAGTAATATGACAAACtaactttaaagtttaattataactaaaaagtattatattatttcagatAATATTGTTGCCGTGTGGACATGTGTGCCTTTGTGAAGACTGTTCGGAAAATATTCGCGACAACTGCCCAATTTGCAGGGAGAGGATAGAGTCTCGTGCACCAGCTTTTATAACATAGacaaatatcatttattttatgcatTTGATTTAACTAAAAATCTTCTAATTAACTGTATAGATATGACGATTCATCCAAGATTTCAATgcaattttaactttaaattaaataaatgtcattaattttgtGAACTTCACTATCAGTTGGAAGCTcaagatattatgtatttagaatAACACTAAAGTACTcaagattttaaatattgtgctTTGTATTATAGTGCtcttaaaatataagatatttatttctattagaAAACTAACAATGCCTagcatttaaatgttattgtgATGGAATAaagtgtataatttaaaataaatgatttttatttacaatatacaaataataatgtaaatacatatatacacaATAATTCTTTATGTGTACATTAGGGTCAAAATGCTATACTTAAACCATTACCACAAGCACCTGCACATGTATTTtcttctaataaaatattttcatcattttcCGAATCGCTTAAATCTTTTCCATTTGACGTTACATTATTTACGTCTTTTGAATCTGGCAAACCATACTCTTGTAATAGCTTATTAATTTTTGGATTTTCTGGTAACACTAAGTCCTTTGAAGCACAACCACAGTTACTACTACATGCATCGCTATGTGTCGATTTTACGTCACTATTTCTATTACACCCACTTTTACACACTTTACCCTTAGACACACAGTTGTTTTTCTTAAAGTCCTCATTCATTTCTTCAATATCCGCCGCCAATTTCTGTCTTGCGTTATAATCTTCTAGCATCTTCTTTGCTTTTGAACTTTTTCcaatgccgagtttgggcagACCTTTGTTAAGACCCTCTAGTAGAACGCAAGCCTTGCAAACTTCTTGGGAGGACACAAAATTACACCTGGAACACACTCTCTGTGATGGAAGGGAGACCTCCTCCTTTACTAACATTGTTTCACCTGAaaagtacaatattttaataagtttaacaTAGATTTTAGTTTCTTTTGTGCAGTCATTACATTTGTACAGTATGTGAATCATAAAGGTCAGTCattgttgtttttgtattataatttcaatttttctaaattcaatttaattaaaatatattttattaactgcCAATCAGACAAAGTTATAGAATTTATAGTATACTatctttccgcccgcggcttcggccgcgttttcaaagaaaacccgttcccgtaggatttccgggataaaacctatcctgtcctttctcgggtatcaaaatatctctataccaaatttcatgcaaattggtttagtagtttaggcgtgattgagtaacagacagacagacagacagagttactttcgcatttataatattagtatggatacatAAGTTACATTAATCATCTTCAAATTTATGCAAAAAATTTCTGATATAatatcacattttttattgttctttaATAATTAGACTATATTTTACTTACCTGAATATATGATGTCCATGATACAAGATGGTCTGATCTTTTCCAAATCCTTTAGCAAAGCTCTTGCATGGCCTCTGTATGCATTTGGTGCAAAAATACACTCGGTAGAAAAATATACCAACTTCTTGTAATGAGCATACATTACTATTTCTTTCTCATATGTATATTTCAAAGGTTTCACTCTAGGTATTGTACCTTCACTAccctgtaataaaaaaatcaaactttaaaaaaataatcttgaattttcttttttaatttaatatgctaataattatataaagttaCACAATACAGTGTAAACTCTATATAACGACACTCGATTTAACGACAAACTCTCTAAAGCGTCAAAATCAATTGCCTTTGGTTGGTTTAGCTTATCTACCATACAATGATACACTCTACATAGCATCACACTCACTCTCAATAACGACAACAATTAAGTAATAAACTCGACGTCATTCATACCGAACTTTCTAAGAAATTCGTtcttttgtttacaaattgGGTTTGCTTGCACGTGTAGACTGTTTTTGACCATGACTAATAAGTATGAGTCATGGATTATCTATACGTTATCATATTCTTAGTTGCTCACAAACTTTCAAACTGTATACATGGCTAGTAAAAGAAAATCGTTGTGTATTGACGACTACTGACAACAGACTATACACAATAGCGTTCAAGTAACATtcttttttatgtacataacTACTAACACTAgtctgaaataaattttctctTTTTCTAATTCTGATTTTTCTTCTCTCCATTTAACGACAACTCTATATAACGCCATAAAACGCACAGTCCCTTCGGTGTCGTTATATAGAGTTTACACTGTATTTCATAAGAGAATGATGATAGATTTGAATCATTATAAAAACTCAATCTTACCGTAGAAATAGCTGTGCACCTTTTCAACCTTGCTATATCCCCTCGTAACACATTCATAAGCACAGTTTCAGCAATATCATCAGCATTATGACCTGTCGCtatacattttacattcaGCATAGCAGCCCCTCTATCCAACGCCTGTCTTCGAAACACACCACAGAAAGTACAATTATTCTTACGTCCTATCTGAGCTACGATTTCATCCATCGTCCAACCATACAGATCTTTGTACGAAAGTATCTTTAAATTCATCTCATAGTCGTCTCTATTGCGCTTAACAGTTTCGAGGCTATCATCTCGATATCCTGTTATTCCTTCATCGATGGATAATAGCATGAGATCGAGGCCATAGTCATAACGTTTATTTAACGTTTTGAGCACATGAGCAAGAACTGTGGAATCTTTACCACCTGAAGCGGCTATAGCGACGGAATCTCCGCGTTTGAATAATTCCCCTTTTGTGATCGTGAAATGGATTTCTGTCTCGAACGCCCAAAAGAAACACTCTTTGCACAATGCATCTCCGGTTTTTGGCCGCTAGAATAGTGAaagttattatgtattttaataatattacaaacattcatagaaatatgtttacaaatattcaaaaattgagGTTACCTTTAGCATGGCATTTTTGCCACAGCCTGTTTTGCATGGAACAGGCATGAtatttaggtaggtagtttataatttttcctcaaaatgcaattttaattatgatcAAAGTCAaactcttatttattaaatttaaagtttgtTTTCTATTTGCAGAACCTGCAGAACAGCCAGGTGATTTATGACGTTGACAACCACAGACAACATAATTTGACAACAATGTACCTCACAATGTACAAATTGATAGAGATGGAGCAATATATACTTGAGCAATACCAtagtttcataaaaactaaaaaggtttaataaaataaaataaatctcataCACAGAAGTATCAATAGCAATAATTTCTTTACATCAAATCTATTGATTGAAATGTGAATATGATTATCCGATTTACTGATCATTGACCGATTGACATAATATGAACTATGAAGTATGAACAGTCAGTCAACTTGCTGTGTCAACTTGTAGGTAATTTCGGGAATCGGAATTCGGAACAAATCGAAAGGTCTATATTTACTGAAACTTTCGCTTCTttgattttgttgttttatttttcagttaGAAATCGATTGCGATTTCTATTTATGTCATTTACAATTATGCATAATTTGGAACATGTTgtaaaatcttcaaaactaGTTTTGAGTAGGCGGTGTTGATGTGTCGAGTCAGTTGTTGTTGTGGATTGTGTGCATTTTGTGATTCCAAGTTGTTATTGAGACAGCAGTATGCACGAATTGCTGAAGCACGTGCTCACCGAGCGCGACCTGACCCGGGCGGGGGACATTTTTGCAATCCCTGACTCAGATATTGTGAACGATATAAATGAAGTCGTAAGTATTTTGCGAACTTTTTACGACAACATTGACATATACAAAGTTAAATTATAGCTATTATAGGCTTAcgtggaaaaaaataaagtatctGCGCTTGTTTTGATTGTTTATGCAATATAGAATTAACTGCAATCTCTGCATGTATATGCATTCAAGTGAAAGTAGCCTTGTAAATATCCACTCTATTACCTG
This is a stretch of genomic DNA from Colias croceus chromosome 4, ilColCroc2.1. It encodes these proteins:
- the LOC123690840 gene encoding mitochondrial E3 ubiquitin protein ligase 1-like; its protein translation is MDFFSEVIAEAIVLSIDSLILGFCVKQLSKCKHILNALQTAPVLDIDSNLQKEINKYPNCVVPYVVIRGLVKPLGNPITSNYNQSVTGVIQRLTIKEHVIARTSAGFWSDQTRTIHEVCNATPFVLTNGKHSIEIVDALAAELLDLDVISDKFEPMSPGVIDHVWGFFSGVRQRGLQTMEEMLRDGSYITAIGELSRNSSGLKIQPPKDGLPLYLTTATKSSLLKRLASSRDLLRVLIVVFGTVAAVASGRIAYKYMKRRKRRAAEDSMKRQLAAGRRERRAQNRDKGLSDVQLCVVCTDNPKEIILLPCGHVCLCEDCSENIRDNCPICRERIESRAPAFIT
- the LOC123690839 gene encoding cytoplasmic tRNA 2-thiolation protein 1, translated to MPVPCKTGCGKNAMLKRPKTGDALCKECFFWAFETEIHFTITKGELFKRGDSVAIAASGGKDSTVLAHVLKTLNKRYDYGLDLMLLSIDEGITGYRDDSLETVKRNRDDYEMNLKILSYKDLYGWTMDEIVAQIGRKNNCTFCGVFRRQALDRGAAMLNVKCIATGHNADDIAETVLMNVLRGDIARLKRCTAISTGSEGTIPRVKPLKYTYEKEIVMYAHYKKLVYFSTECIFAPNAYRGHARALLKDLEKIRPSCIMDIIYSGETMLVKEEVSLPSQRVCSRCNFVSSQEVCKACVLLEGLNKGLPKLGIGKSSKAKKMLEDYNARQKLAADIEEMNEDFKKNNCVSKGKVCKSGCNRNSDVKSTHSDACSSNCGCASKDLVLPENPKINKLLQEYGLPDSKDVNNVTSNGKDLSDSENDENILLEENTCAGACGNGLSIAF